From Bacillus basilensis, a single genomic window includes:
- a CDS encoding glycosyltransferase, with protein MKSLTVIISYSDREQLVEDLINAAWKLKPIEIIILAPDDKNKLYEIATKYRCHSVLMNKYSAHYQGYEACIKVAKGDILLFLDSNFSLSTNEMQRFIEPIVTNKADVVLNKIDKLIEIGKCPNMDIVWRKMLNEILRRPDLKSNSILSLPYALTKEVVENIGFDYMEDIVLSHMKIVNQGWRINDQYAINTLSKDETIEEEGYLIKKELSKNEKEKVERYLSGISKWIEKKGRRVGFTDAGKRRDIIQKAGESKQYPSYHQGWGMYSSIYDGKQLSVIIPVQNEEETIEQVILEARKIEPLEIIVVVNGSTDHTADIAKRLGATIIKYNERLGHNVGRAIGALEATGDILLFIDGDFSVSGSDLHHFTKAVLDGVDIALNDLNPMLNPPFYVVDIVKYMLNLAYGRPELSNGSLVAIPHAMSRSCLDAIGWETLLCPSLAQVKAILQGYRVECVHYVDVVKPNRIRLKENVSQNGHPPAVLRIIGDHVEALSYLIEQLEMDGKGD; from the coding sequence ATGAAATCGTTAACGGTTATTATTTCGTATAGTGATCGAGAGCAACTAGTAGAAGATTTAATTAACGCTGCATGGAAACTAAAACCAATTGAAATTATAATTTTAGCCCCTGATGATAAAAATAAATTGTATGAAATAGCAACGAAATATAGATGTCATAGTGTTTTAATGAACAAATATAGTGCACATTATCAAGGATATGAAGCTTGTATAAAGGTAGCGAAAGGAGATATTTTATTATTTTTAGATAGCAATTTTTCATTATCCACAAATGAAATGCAGAGATTTATTGAGCCAATTGTTACAAATAAGGCCGATGTAGTTTTAAATAAAATAGATAAATTAATAGAAATAGGTAAATGTCCAAATATGGATATTGTATGGAGAAAAATGTTAAATGAAATCTTAAGACGACCAGATTTAAAAAGCAATTCAATACTTTCATTGCCATATGCGCTTACGAAGGAAGTGGTGGAAAATATCGGCTTTGATTATATGGAAGATATCGTTTTATCTCATATGAAGATTGTGAATCAAGGCTGGCGGATTAACGATCAATATGCAATTAATACATTATCTAAAGATGAGACTATAGAGGAAGAAGGATATTTAATAAAAAAAGAGTTATCAAAAAATGAAAAAGAGAAAGTAGAAAGATATTTAAGCGGTATATCTAAATGGATAGAGAAAAAAGGAAGAAGGGTAGGGTTTACTGATGCAGGAAAAAGAAGGGATATTATTCAAAAGGCAGGTGAATCCAAGCAATACCCTTCCTATCATCAAGGATGGGGAATGTATTCTTCAATTTATGACGGGAAGCAACTTTCTGTTATTATACCGGTGCAAAATGAAGAAGAAACTATAGAACAAGTAATACTTGAGGCAAGAAAAATAGAACCGCTAGAAATAATTGTCGTTGTAAATGGTTCAACAGATCATACAGCTGACATAGCTAAAAGACTTGGTGCCACTATTATTAAATATAACGAACGACTTGGTCATAATGTTGGACGTGCTATTGGGGCGCTTGAAGCTACAGGAGATATTCTCTTATTTATTGATGGTGATTTTAGTGTTTCAGGAAGTGATTTGCATCACTTTACAAAAGCAGTTTTAGATGGCGTAGACATAGCGTTAAATGATTTGAACCCAATGCTCAATCCGCCTTTTTATGTTGTGGATATTGTAAAATATATGCTTAATTTAGCATATGGTCGTCCAGAATTAAGTAATGGCTCATTAGTAGCTATTCCACATGCAATGAGTAGATCATGCTTAGATGCAATAGGATGGGAAACTTTACTATGTCCTAGTCTTGCACAAGTAAAAGCTATATTACAAGGGTATAGGGTAGAATGTGTCCATTATGTTGATGTTGTAAAACCGAATAGAATTCGTTTAAAGGAAAATGTAAGTCAAAATGGACATCCTCCAGCAGTATTAAGAATAATTGGTGATCATGTTGAAGCGCTCTCTTACTTGATAGAACAACTTGAAATGGATGGAAAGGGTGATTAA
- a CDS encoding aspartate aminotransferase family protein — protein sequence MSDWFQLDKEYMMSTYCRTKVAIERGEGCKLYDVDGKEYVDLFSGVGVNVLGYNHPKIVQMTMEQVTKSLHLPFHFLNPVAIEYAKKLVDCSLKNGKVFFTNSGTEATETTLKLIDKYRDNTGEEREGIVVLKNSFHGRTLGALHFTRQEKVYQNFPKTSIPVYEVERENIDQLEETIIKENPIAIMLEPVLGSGGIYPLSSEYLHGVQYLCEKYNVLLVVDEVQSGMGRTGKLFAYQNFNITPDIIQIGKGAGGGIPLGGIIVGEKLCDVFSPGDHGTTFAHSSMGTALGLTVLNTLLDDGLMQEAYETSLYLNDKLQDIQKENSYYIQEVRHAGMMFGISVNDTNENVKQIQVDLMKQGMLVDVTQGNIIRLLPPYIITKEEIDAFINQFITCLDKVAAVVSA from the coding sequence ATGTCGGATTGGTTTCAATTAGATAAAGAATATATGATGTCTACGTATTGTCGTACGAAGGTTGCGATAGAAAGAGGAGAAGGGTGCAAGCTTTATGATGTGGATGGTAAAGAGTATGTAGACTTATTTTCTGGTGTCGGAGTGAACGTATTAGGATACAATCACCCGAAAATCGTGCAAATGACAATGGAGCAAGTTACGAAATCGTTGCATCTGCCGTTTCATTTTTTAAATCCAGTTGCGATTGAGTATGCAAAGAAATTAGTTGATTGCTCATTAAAAAACGGAAAAGTCTTTTTTACAAACTCTGGTACGGAAGCGACAGAAACAACGTTGAAATTAATTGATAAATATAGAGATAATACGGGTGAAGAACGTGAGGGAATTGTGGTGCTGAAAAATAGTTTCCACGGACGTACGTTAGGGGCACTACATTTTACGAGACAAGAAAAGGTATATCAAAATTTTCCTAAAACATCTATTCCTGTATATGAAGTAGAGCGCGAAAATATAGACCAATTAGAAGAGACCATTATTAAAGAAAACCCAATTGCGATTATGCTAGAGCCTGTTTTAGGAAGTGGGGGGATATACCCTTTATCAAGTGAATATTTACATGGTGTTCAATATTTATGTGAAAAATATAATGTACTTCTTGTCGTTGATGAAGTTCAAAGTGGTATGGGTAGAACGGGAAAACTATTTGCTTATCAAAATTTTAATATTACACCAGATATTATTCAAATTGGTAAAGGAGCAGGAGGCGGGATACCGCTAGGAGGAATTATTGTAGGTGAAAAGTTATGTGATGTATTTTCACCAGGAGATCACGGGACAACATTTGCTCATTCATCAATGGGAACAGCTTTAGGTTTAACTGTATTAAATACATTACTTGATGATGGGTTAATGCAAGAAGCTTATGAAACGTCACTATATTTGAATGACAAACTGCAAGACATTCAGAAAGAAAATTCTTATTATATTCAGGAAGTGCGTCATGCTGGCATGATGTTTGGGATAAGTGTGAATGACACGAATGAAAATGTGAAGCAAATACAGGTAGACCTAATGAAGCAAGGGATGTTAGTTGATGTTACACAAGGGAATATCATCCGTTTACTTCCTCCGTATATAATTACAAAAGAAGAAATTGATGCATTTATTAATCAATTTATTACTTGTTTGGATAAAGTTGCTGCTGTAGTAAGTGCTTAA
- a CDS encoding catalase, with protein sequence MDENYDKQGQSLLGNDFNEDGERNEQATLHSQTVGSRGPVLEQDSVLHETLQEFIHEKILERPVHVKGFGTFGYFQTIYPMSEHTKLSFLQHSNEKVPVMVRFSLAASTKGTPDTSRNVRGFSTKFYTKEGIFDLLCNHIPVFSVRDPMRFPETIQALSPSPKNNLIAPNRFWSFVARAPESIHFVVRLYSDNGTAKSLRHIPGHSVNTYVWRNAEGNRKYVKYHWYPFEGVQYITSKEAIKLAAENPDYSGKDLYDAIENGKPVEYGLYVQLMDPKDEAHLSYDPLDDTKIWDEKAYPLIPVGKMVLNKNPENYMEQVEKVAFSPSNLLDGAELSDDKMLQGRANIYSDSQRRRIGPEFRKLTINQQQDWTPANQITSGDGRYVEGKLERTSITKQDDFTQAGEFYAKLKPIEKEHLAENLASDLKVISHDIRKIVLGYFNQVSTDLKTSIETKMKEH encoded by the coding sequence ATGGATGAAAACTATGATAAACAGGGGCAATCTTTACTAGGGAATGACTTTAATGAAGATGGAGAACGTAATGAACAAGCTACACTTCACTCTCAAACAGTTGGTTCACGTGGACCTGTTCTAGAGCAAGATAGTGTACTTCACGAGACGTTACAAGAATTTATTCATGAAAAAATTTTAGAAAGACCTGTTCATGTAAAAGGATTTGGTACGTTCGGTTATTTTCAAACAATCTATCCAATGTCTGAACATACTAAACTAAGTTTTTTACAACATTCTAATGAGAAAGTTCCCGTTATGGTGCGGTTTTCATTAGCTGCTAGTACGAAAGGAACACCTGATACTTCTAGAAATGTACGCGGTTTTTCTACAAAGTTTTATACAAAAGAAGGCATTTTCGATCTTTTATGTAATCACATTCCTGTCTTTTCTGTTCGTGATCCGATGCGCTTCCCAGAAACGATTCAAGCGTTGTCACCTTCACCTAAAAATAACTTAATAGCCCCTAATAGATTTTGGAGTTTTGTCGCTAGAGCACCTGAATCCATTCATTTCGTTGTCCGTTTGTACTCTGATAATGGTACGGCCAAAAGCCTTCGCCACATTCCAGGGCATAGTGTAAATACATATGTTTGGAGAAATGCAGAAGGTAATCGAAAATATGTAAAGTATCATTGGTACCCATTTGAAGGTGTACAGTACATTACTAGTAAAGAAGCAATTAAACTAGCTGCCGAAAATCCTGATTATAGCGGAAAAGATTTATATGATGCTATTGAAAATGGTAAACCAGTGGAATATGGTTTATATGTCCAGCTCATGGACCCGAAAGATGAAGCGCATCTTTCTTACGATCCTTTAGATGATACAAAAATATGGGATGAAAAAGCGTATCCTCTCATACCAGTCGGCAAAATGGTATTAAATAAAAATCCTGAAAATTATATGGAGCAAGTAGAAAAAGTCGCTTTCTCCCCTTCTAATTTACTTGACGGTGCTGAATTATCAGATGATAAAATGTTGCAAGGGCGAGCTAACATTTATAGCGATTCTCAAAGAAGAAGAATTGGACCTGAATTCCGCAAATTAACGATTAACCAACAGCAAGATTGGACACCTGCTAATCAAATAACGAGCGGTGACGGAAGGTACGTTGAAGGTAAACTTGAAAGAACTTCTATTACGAAACAGGATGACTTTACACAGGCTGGTGAATTTTATGCGAAGTTAAAACCGATAGAAAAAGAACATCTTGCTGAAAACTTAGCTAGTGATTTGAAAGTTATATCCCATGATATTAGGAAGATAGTTTTGGGGTATTTCAATCAAGTATCAACTGATTTGAAAACAAGCATTGAGACAAAAATGAAAGAGCATTAA
- the colA gene encoding collagenase ColA, with protein sequence MVKYSKISKWILGVGLVTITCNGLQIQAETKEKNVKNVLQMEPVGIQKSVDELAHPSKVQENASFTKRLKLADLSQRPIAPTDNIKPLAEEKKYSMAELNQLNNKQLTDLLVTIKWYQIPELFQFNSDSLKFYQDDNRMQAIINKLAEQGQAYTKDDSKGIETLVEALRAAFYLGFYHDELSKLNERSYHDKCLPALKTIAKNPNFKLGTSEQNKVIASYGKLIGNASADVETVLYAGEIFKQYNDNLATFIEDRTKGDAIYELMKGIDFDIQTDMYTTGKEPKDTMWYRNIDNFINEVSRFALIGTVSDKNGWLINNGIYYAGRLGKLHSTPTKGQQVVTDAMRIYPYLGEQYFVAAEQITTNYGGIDANGKTVNLDQIREEGKEKYLPKTYTFDDGAIAFKAGDKVSEEKIKRLYWAAKEVRSQFYRTVGSDKPLESGHADDVLTMVIYNSPDEYQFNRQLYGYETNNGGIYIEGTGTFFTYERTPEQSIYSLEELFRHEFTHYLQGRYEVQGLWGQGEMYQNERLTWFEEGNAEFFAGATRLDSVVPRKSIIGGLSNDPAKRYTASQTLNAKYGTWDFYNYSFALQSYMYNKRPEMFDKVHDLIRANDVSSYDAYRATLSKDNKLNEEYQSYMQMLIDNRDKYTIPQVSDEYLTQHDPKSLSDVTSDITNEAKLKDVKVTKNKSQFFNTFTLQGTYTGSAAKGEVEDWKVMNEATNDMLKRLSGKEWTGYKTLTAYFVNYRVNNAGQYEYDVVFSGVNTEEGTAVEKEPNNSFETANPLSLNILLKGTLSDQDQGDKFVIDVKDQKDLQISVTNEQNLGLNWVLYSESDLNNYVAYATKRDGNKLLGNYNAKPGKYYLSVYKYGGGTGNYTVQVK encoded by the coding sequence ATGGTTAAATATTCGAAAATTTCTAAGTGGATTCTTGGTGTTGGACTAGTGACAATAACATGTAATGGTTTGCAAATTCAAGCAGAGACAAAAGAGAAAAATGTGAAGAATGTATTACAAATGGAGCCGGTAGGAATACAGAAATCTGTTGATGAATTGGCGCACCCTTCAAAAGTACAAGAAAATGCATCTTTTACAAAACGGTTAAAATTAGCGGATTTATCGCAGCGTCCAATAGCACCAACCGATAATATTAAACCGTTAGCTGAAGAAAAAAAGTATTCGATGGCTGAGTTAAATCAATTAAATAACAAACAATTAACTGATCTTCTTGTGACAATTAAATGGTATCAAATTCCGGAATTATTTCAGTTTAATAGTGATAGTCTTAAATTCTATCAAGATGATAACCGAATGCAAGCGATTATTAATAAACTAGCAGAACAAGGACAAGCTTATACGAAAGATGATTCAAAAGGGATTGAAACATTAGTAGAAGCTCTACGTGCAGCATTTTATTTAGGTTTTTACCATGATGAATTAAGCAAACTAAATGAGCGTAGCTACCATGATAAATGTTTACCAGCTTTAAAAACAATTGCAAAAAATCCAAATTTCAAACTTGGTACATCAGAACAAAATAAAGTAATTGCATCATATGGAAAATTAATTGGAAATGCATCAGCAGATGTTGAAACGGTTTTATATGCAGGTGAAATTTTTAAACAATATAACGATAATCTTGCAACTTTCATTGAAGACCGAACAAAAGGAGACGCTATATATGAGTTGATGAAGGGAATTGACTTTGATATTCAGACGGATATGTACACGACTGGAAAAGAGCCGAAAGATACGATGTGGTATCGAAATATCGATAACTTTATTAATGAAGTAAGTCGTTTCGCACTTATTGGTACTGTATCAGATAAAAATGGATGGTTAATAAATAACGGAATTTACTATGCTGGCCGATTGGGCAAGCTTCATAGCACGCCGACAAAAGGACAACAAGTTGTTACAGATGCAATGCGAATTTATCCATATTTAGGAGAGCAATACTTTGTTGCGGCAGAACAAATTACTACAAATTATGGAGGAATAGATGCGAACGGAAAAACTGTAAATTTAGATCAAATTCGAGAAGAGGGTAAAGAGAAATATTTACCGAAAACGTATACGTTTGATGATGGAGCAATTGCCTTTAAAGCTGGGGATAAAGTTAGCGAAGAGAAAATTAAACGTCTATACTGGGCGGCAAAAGAAGTGCGTTCTCAATTTTATCGTACAGTTGGTAGCGATAAACCACTTGAAAGTGGACATGCTGATGATGTGTTAACGATGGTTATTTATAATAGCCCAGATGAGTATCAATTTAATCGTCAACTGTACGGATATGAAACGAATAATGGTGGGATTTATATTGAAGGGACAGGGACTTTCTTTACATATGAACGTACACCAGAGCAAAGTATTTATAGTTTGGAAGAATTGTTCCGCCATGAATTTACGCACTACTTACAAGGAAGGTACGAAGTTCAGGGATTATGGGGACAAGGAGAAATGTATCAAAATGAACGTTTAACATGGTTTGAAGAAGGGAATGCAGAGTTCTTTGCAGGTGCAACGCGATTAGATAGTGTAGTACCGCGAAAAAGTATAATTGGTGGGTTATCTAATGATCCTGCAAAACGTTATACAGCATCACAAACATTAAATGCGAAATATGGAACGTGGGATTTTTATAATTATTCGTTTGCACTGCAATCATATATGTATAATAAACGCCCAGAAATGTTCGATAAAGTACATGATTTAATTCGCGCAAATGATGTTTCAAGTTACGATGCATACCGTGCTACATTAAGCAAAGATAATAAGTTAAATGAAGAATATCAATCTTATATGCAAATGCTTATTGATAATCGCGATAAGTATACAATTCCACAAGTATCAGATGAGTATTTAACTCAGCATGATCCAAAATCGCTTTCGGACGTTACTTCAGATATTACGAATGAAGCGAAATTAAAAGATGTGAAAGTAACAAAGAATAAATCACAATTCTTTAATACATTTACACTACAGGGGACATATACAGGAAGTGCGGCTAAAGGAGAAGTTGAGGACTGGAAAGTGATGAATGAAGCAACAAATGATATGTTGAAACGCCTTTCAGGAAAAGAGTGGACTGGATATAAAACATTGACTGCTTATTTTGTAAATTACCGTGTAAATAATGCTGGACAATATGAATATGATGTTGTGTTTAGCGGAGTGAATACAGAAGAAGGTACGGCTGTAGAAAAAGAACCAAATAATTCATTTGAAACAGCAAATCCACTATCTTTGAATATTTTGTTAAAAGGAACCTTGAGTGATCAAGATCAGGGGGATAAATTTGTTATTGATGTAAAGGATCAAAAAGATTTACAAATTTCTGTTACGAACGAACAAAATCTTGGACTGAACTGGGTATTATATTCTGAATCAGATCTAAATAATTATGTAGCTTATGCAACAAAACGTGATGGAAACAAATTGCTTGGAAATTATAATGCAAAGCCAGGGAAATATTACTTAAGTGTATATAAGTATGGTGGTGGAACAGGGAATTATACGGTACAAGTAAAATAG
- a CDS encoding adenine deaminase C-terminal domain-containing protein, which produces MGQNQFRWSNEQLREHVEIIDGTKSPHKLLKNATYLNSYMREWMQANIWIYDDRIIYVGEKLPAQLHECEVIDCDGKYVVPSYIEPHAHPYQLYNPETLANHAMQFGTTTFINDNLTLFFTLEHEEAFRLLDEFKKIPASMYWWCRFDGQTELQNGESLFNSEEIMEWLKHEAVLQGGELTAWPKLLHGDDEMLDWVQETKRLQKKVEGHFPGASETTLAKLKLLGTDCDHEAMTGQEALTRLMQGYIVSLRNSSIRPDLEVLLKELLELGVKQFDRFMLTTDGSHPSFYENGMTNIMISTAIKQGVPVIDAYHMASYNIARYYNMEHLHGSIATGRIANINILESKENPVPTSVIAKGQWVKRDGVNTHEALHIDWNECKVTPLTLDWSIEKEDMIFSNKTGIHLLNNVITKPYVSEIDLDCDELSINHDECFLMMIARDGSWRLNTVVKGFAKELGGLASSYSGTGDIILIGKNKEDMLTAFHRVKELGGGMVIAEKNEVLHEIALPLLGIMSNLKMSELIQEEKQLVKLLQERGYRYDDPAFTILFFSATHLPFIRVTPIGLYDVKNSKVMASPVNLIK; this is translated from the coding sequence TTGGGACAAAATCAGTTTAGATGGAGTAACGAACAATTACGAGAACATGTTGAAATAATAGATGGTACAAAAAGCCCACACAAATTATTAAAGAATGCAACATACTTAAACTCCTATATGCGTGAATGGATGCAAGCAAATATTTGGATCTATGATGACCGTATTATATATGTAGGAGAAAAGCTGCCAGCGCAACTACATGAATGTGAAGTCATTGATTGTGATGGAAAGTATGTCGTTCCTAGTTACATAGAGCCACATGCACATCCGTATCAGTTGTATAACCCAGAGACGTTAGCAAATCATGCGATGCAATTTGGGACAACAACTTTTATTAATGATAATTTAACATTATTTTTCACATTAGAGCATGAAGAAGCATTTCGTTTATTAGATGAATTTAAAAAGATTCCAGCAAGTATGTATTGGTGGTGCCGTTTTGATGGACAGACTGAATTGCAAAACGGTGAATCTTTATTTAATAGTGAAGAAATAATGGAATGGCTGAAACATGAAGCAGTTCTACAAGGTGGCGAACTAACAGCATGGCCAAAGTTATTACATGGCGATGATGAAATGTTAGATTGGGTGCAGGAAACAAAACGATTACAGAAAAAAGTGGAAGGACATTTTCCGGGAGCATCTGAAACGACTTTAGCGAAATTAAAACTGTTAGGTACGGATTGCGATCATGAAGCGATGACAGGGCAGGAAGCGTTAACTCGTCTTATGCAAGGTTACATTGTTTCTCTTAGGAATTCTTCCATACGCCCAGATTTAGAAGTTTTATTGAAGGAATTGCTGGAATTAGGTGTTAAGCAGTTTGATAGATTCATGCTTACTACAGATGGTTCACATCCTTCATTTTATGAAAATGGAATGACAAACATTATGATTTCTACCGCGATAAAACAAGGGGTGCCGGTAATAGATGCTTATCATATGGCAAGTTATAATATTGCTCGTTATTATAACATGGAGCACTTACATGGTTCGATTGCGACAGGTAGAATTGCTAATATCAATATTTTAGAAAGTAAAGAAAACCCGGTACCAACGAGCGTAATTGCAAAGGGGCAATGGGTGAAGCGTGACGGTGTAAATACACATGAAGCATTACATATAGACTGGAATGAATGTAAAGTAACTCCATTAACATTAGATTGGTCCATAGAAAAAGAGGATATGATTTTCTCTAATAAAACGGGTATACACTTATTAAATAACGTTATAACAAAACCATACGTTAGTGAAATCGACTTAGACTGTGATGAATTGTCCATAAATCATGATGAATGTTTCCTTATGATGATTGCTCGTGATGGCAGTTGGCGATTGAATACAGTTGTGAAAGGTTTTGCGAAAGAACTAGGTGGTCTTGCTAGCTCTTATTCTGGTACCGGCGACATCATTCTTATTGGGAAGAATAAAGAAGATATGCTTACAGCTTTTCATAGAGTAAAAGAGCTTGGCGGGGGAATGGTAATAGCTGAAAAGAATGAAGTATTACACGAAATCGCATTACCATTGCTCGGGATTATGTCTAATTTAAAAATGAGTGAATTAATACAGGAAGAGAAACAGTTGGTGAAATTATTGCAAGAGCGTGGCTACAGGTATGACGATCCGGCATTTACCATTTTATTCTTTTCTGCGACGCACTTGCCTTTTATACGGGTAACGCCTATAGGACTATATGATGTGAAAAATAGTAAGGTAATGGCTTCACCGGTAAATTTAATAAAGTAA
- a CDS encoding serine hydrolase, with protein sequence MKKCNSMKLASLTVLLAGTTLFTPGFTVKAESTQSISNSSQVHDQKNRNGWKQVMQETIQIGAPGVLAKTSNKGKINSYTAGVADLNTKKPVKSDYRFRIGSVTKTFTATTVLQLVGENRVQLDDPIEKWLPGLIQGNGYDGNQITIRQLLNHTSGIAEYLKSKDADIMNTKKTYVAEEIVKIGLSLPPDFSPGKDWLYSNTGYVILGMLIEKITGNSYAEEIEKRIIEPLDLSNTFLPGNSPVIPGKNHARGYVKIEETSELKDITDYNPSLANAAGDMISNADDLNKFFSSLLSGKLLKERELKEMLTTVPVEGKGVGDGYGLGIYETKLPNGVSVWGHGGSIPGFMTFAGGVIGGKHTFAVNVNALGQVDILTQFNKMMQVEFNK encoded by the coding sequence ATGAAAAAATGTAATTCAATGAAGTTAGCGAGTTTGACAGTTTTATTAGCGGGTACTACTCTATTTACACCTGGTTTTACTGTGAAAGCAGAGTCTACTCAAAGTATTTCTAATTCGTCACAAGTACATGATCAAAAGAATCGGAATGGATGGAAACAAGTAATGCAGGAAACAATACAAATTGGGGCGCCAGGGGTATTAGCTAAGACGTCTAATAAAGGGAAAATTAATAGTTATACTGCTGGTGTGGCGGATTTAAATACAAAGAAACCGGTGAAATCGGATTATCGCTTTCGGATTGGTAGTGTGACGAAAACTTTTACCGCCACGACTGTTCTTCAATTAGTAGGAGAAAATCGCGTACAACTTGACGATCCAATTGAAAAGTGGCTGCCGGGTCTTATACAAGGAAATGGGTATGATGGAAATCAAATTACGATACGACAACTTTTGAATCATACGAGTGGTATAGCTGAATATTTAAAGTCAAAAGACGCTGACATAATGAATACGAAAAAAACGTATGTTGCAGAAGAAATAGTGAAAATAGGCCTTTCTCTACCTCCAGATTTCTCGCCGGGTAAAGACTGGTTGTATTCAAACACAGGATATGTAATATTGGGAATGCTAATTGAAAAAATAACTGGTAATAGTTATGCGGAAGAAATTGAAAAGCGAATTATTGAACCTTTGGACTTGTCAAATACGTTTTTACCAGGAAATTCACCCGTCATCCCAGGAAAGAATCATGCTCGTGGGTATGTGAAAATCGAAGAAACGAGCGAATTGAAAGACATTACGGATTATAATCCGAGTTTAGCTAATGCAGCTGGAGACATGATATCTAATGCGGACGATTTAAATAAATTCTTTTCATCTTTACTAAGTGGTAAGTTACTGAAGGAACGAGAGCTAAAAGAAATGCTTACTACAGTTCCTGTAGAAGGAAAAGGGGTTGGTGATGGATATGGTCTTGGAATCTATGAGACTAAACTTCCAAATGGTGTCTCAGTTTGGGGTCACGGAGGATCAATTCCTGGGTTTATGACTTTTGCTGGTGGAGTAATTGGAGGCAAGCATACATTTGCTGTCAATGTTAACGCTTTAGGTCAGGTTGATATTCTTACACAGTTTAATAAAATGATGCAAGTTGAATTTAATAAATAG
- a CDS encoding DUF3902 family protein, whose translation MKSVLKSILISFVFSAVSMCWLLFLLFKEDGDWLLSWIGVLMAYLSLFTLIDLYCKTTYDKKINKWLIKTSVTSFSFAVLGISFCIIHELLTPWSLSLMVWYWLVMLVLFLTTILSLVSLVFVNRKNHNFTGVYRILILLNLLLTLGPVLWPLLLSIIGNGMNASAGW comes from the coding sequence ATGAAATCAGTATTAAAAAGCATACTTATTTCCTTTGTTTTTTCTGCAGTAAGTATGTGTTGGTTGCTGTTCTTATTATTCAAAGAGGACGGAGACTGGTTATTGTCTTGGATAGGAGTATTAATGGCATATTTATCTTTATTCACTTTAATAGATTTATATTGTAAAACTACATACGACAAAAAAATAAATAAATGGCTTATAAAAACATCGGTGACTAGCTTTAGTTTTGCTGTGTTAGGAATTTCATTTTGTATCATACACGAGCTATTAACACCATGGAGTCTCAGTTTAATGGTGTGGTATTGGTTGGTAATGTTAGTGTTATTTTTAACGACCATACTATCATTAGTCAGTCTCGTATTTGTTAATCGTAAAAATCATAATTTCACCGGTGTATATAGAATACTTATACTTCTAAATCTACTTCTTACGTTAGGACCAGTATTATGGCCACTATTACTTTCTATTATCGGAAATGGTATGAACGCTAGTGCAGGATGGTAA